The following are encoded in a window of Aerococcus sanguinicola genomic DNA:
- a CDS encoding YfhO family protein, whose amino-acid sequence MILSFFKKHRALILSFTLALLVQLAIYYRLGITPFGDKSLLVTDMNGQYIAYFAYLKNALLGQDSLLYSFSKTMSGNMIGLTNYYLLSPFNLLFLLFPLKSFPLAITLITSLKMATASASMTWLMAKRKLQTWAAIALGLAYSLSGYLIVYQQNIMWLEACILFPLLIDGLDRLFRQGKWHFYALILALAILNNYYMGAMLCLFSLLYFICRVLSDLAFFGSWQEVKVRFKAFLSASLLAGGLSCLTLIPSFFSLQGGKAGLDPSQLLDFHSQFSFLDFASKFFIGAFQAGDTKTGLANVFLASLILLVGLAGLFNPAIARSKKARGSLLLVILYLSMKYFNLNLIWHGFNEPTWFPFRYSFLFTGLLILMAAEEIKASNFSWRRYGASSTILLGLGLLISRQGYAYLEPSDILTSLTCLGIGLVLLSGQAWLRYQPGQLFFSFGLVLLVAYESFSNGYYTLNKMAYQDVQGFSRFVSRYQEPIQYIQSQDTGLYRLEKNQHYANNDPLLLNYPGLSHYSSNETAEVIELMGKLGFHDNGNWARFAYGSTLAANQWIGLRYLLSDYPLPSLGQGKELDQILIYKNPQAFPLAYEIDQQRTFHNQSQPFAFQNELFSYTTGIKDYYQPLAGSQLTVRLENAHAVEANGQVSYSRINSHKPGKIHYQITKTPDQMVNYKFKGKSGQGLEVYHDRSFSHINLDKKNHTLHTYDQETTNVVITVSFNDDQITDPKPDFYLSSRQNTAAMAQLAQGRALEIESFSPTAIRGRRKNSDEGSRLFLSIPFDKGWHAFVDGRYTPVHQEAHYFLGVDLPAGSKDVQLIFIPRGLILGATSSLVSFLIFLKTLHGKNKN is encoded by the coding sequence ATGATACTTTCCTTTTTCAAAAAGCATAGAGCTCTCATCCTAAGTTTTACTTTGGCTTTGCTGGTTCAACTTGCGATTTACTACCGTCTAGGTATCACGCCTTTTGGTGATAAATCACTCTTGGTGACGGATATGAATGGCCAGTATATTGCTTATTTTGCCTATCTGAAGAATGCTTTACTAGGCCAGGATAGCCTCCTCTATTCTTTCTCTAAGACCATGTCCGGCAATATGATTGGTCTGACTAATTACTATCTGCTCAGTCCGTTCAACCTCCTCTTCCTCCTCTTTCCGCTCAAGAGCTTTCCCCTGGCAATCACTCTTATTACGAGCTTAAAAATGGCGACAGCTAGCGCCTCGATGACTTGGCTGATGGCAAAGCGCAAGCTCCAAACCTGGGCTGCTATTGCTTTAGGGTTAGCTTACAGTCTATCGGGCTACCTCATTGTCTACCAACAAAATATTATGTGGCTTGAGGCTTGCATCCTTTTCCCTCTATTAATTGATGGTCTAGACCGTTTGTTCAGGCAAGGCAAGTGGCACTTTTATGCTCTGATTTTAGCCCTGGCCATCCTAAACAACTATTATATGGGGGCCATGCTCTGCCTTTTTTCTCTCCTATATTTTATTTGTCGCGTTTTGAGCGACCTTGCTTTCTTCGGAAGCTGGCAGGAAGTCAAGGTCCGTTTTAAAGCTTTCTTATCAGCCTCTCTCCTAGCTGGCGGCTTATCCTGTCTAACACTTATTCCGAGTTTTTTCTCCCTCCAAGGAGGTAAGGCAGGACTAGACCCTAGTCAACTGCTCGATTTTCATAGTCAGTTTTCTTTTTTAGACTTTGCTAGCAAGTTCTTTATCGGGGCTTTCCAAGCTGGCGATACTAAGACTGGCTTGGCCAATGTTTTCCTAGCTAGCCTCATTCTCTTAGTCGGTTTAGCTGGACTATTTAATCCGGCCATTGCCCGCTCTAAAAAAGCCAGAGGAAGTCTCCTGCTCGTCATCCTCTACCTATCCATGAAATATTTCAATCTAAACTTAATCTGGCACGGCTTCAATGAGCCGACTTGGTTTCCCTTCCGCTACAGCTTCCTCTTCACTGGCCTCCTGATCTTAATGGCAGCTGAAGAAATTAAAGCCAGCAACTTTTCTTGGCGACGCTATGGCGCTAGCTCAACCATCCTTCTTGGACTTGGGCTTCTTATTAGCCGCCAGGGCTACGCTTATCTAGAGCCGAGCGATATCTTAACAAGCTTAACCTGCCTAGGAATAGGACTAGTCCTTCTCTCAGGTCAAGCTTGGCTGCGCTACCAACCAGGTCAGTTATTCTTCAGTTTTGGGCTGGTCCTGCTCGTTGCTTATGAGTCTTTCAGTAATGGTTATTACACACTCAATAAGATGGCCTACCAAGATGTCCAGGGTTTTAGTCGTTTTGTTTCTCGCTATCAAGAGCCCATTCAATACATTCAGTCCCAGGACACCGGCCTTTACCGCCTAGAAAAGAACCAACACTATGCTAACAATGATCCCCTCCTGCTCAATTATCCTGGCCTTTCCCACTATAGTTCCAATGAAACAGCTGAGGTTATCGAGCTCATGGGTAAGCTTGGCTTCCACGATAACGGCAACTGGGCTCGTTTTGCTTACGGTTCAACTTTGGCGGCTAACCAGTGGATAGGCTTGCGCTATTTACTGAGCGACTACCCCTTGCCCAGTCTAGGCCAGGGAAAAGAGTTAGACCAGATTCTTATCTATAAAAATCCTCAGGCCTTCCCTCTCGCTTACGAAATCGATCAGCAAAGAACTTTCCATAATCAGAGCCAACCCTTCGCCTTTCAGAATGAGCTTTTTTCCTATACCACTGGAATTAAGGACTACTATCAACCCTTAGCAGGCAGCCAATTGACTGTGCGTTTGGAGAATGCACACGCTGTTGAAGCAAACGGCCAAGTCAGCTACTCCCGGATTAATTCTCATAAACCCGGCAAGATCCACTACCAAATCACCAAGACCCCTGATCAAATGGTGAACTACAAATTCAAGGGTAAATCTGGCCAAGGCCTTGAAGTCTACCATGACCGAAGCTTTAGCCACATCAACCTAGATAAGAAAAATCATACGCTCCACACTTATGACCAGGAAACAACCAACGTGGTCATCACAGTCAGCTTCAACGATGATCAAATTACAGATCCTAAACCTGACTTTTATCTTTCTAGCCGGCAAAACACAGCAGCCATGGCCCAACTTGCCCAAGGTCGAGCACTAGAAATTGAATCCTTTTCGCCCACTGCCATCCGAGGTCGAAGGAAAAACTCAGACGAAGGCTCCCGCCTCTTCCTCAGTATTCCCTTTGATAAAGGTTGGCATGCCTTTGTCGACGGCCGCTATACACCAGTCCACCAGGAAGCCCATTACTTCTTAGGTGTCGACCTGCCGGCAGGCTCCAAGGACGTGCAGCTGATTTTTATCCCGAGAGGCCTTATTTTAGGTGCCACCAGCAGCTTGGTCAGCTTCCTGATCTTCTTGAAAACCCTGCATGGGAAAAATAAAAATTAA
- a CDS encoding bifunctional glycosyltransferase family 2/GtrA family protein, which translates to MVNAHEQAIIIPSLDPDQRLLDLVTNIRQGHDSQLFIVIVNDGSDATYDIYFDQLKDYPRLKVLKHEQNYGKGRALKTAFRYLLDEQSQISSAVTIDSDGQHTFEDMMACLEEAQKHPEAFIFGARHFGEDVPLRSKFGNIMTRKLLRFLTGMNLEDTQTGLRVIPSQYFEPLLDVEGDRFEYEMNMILFAKKHQITIIEVGISTIYLDDNASSHFKVLRDSFAIYSVFLKYIAASLVSFVIDLACFALCLTVIGHQDFTAITTATVIARCISALANYLMNRLVVFRANSRQSLLKYGLLVIVQMLSSSLLVTTFNDWLPALPATLIKVFVDSFLFILNYHIQKHFIFPAKEDVNGL; encoded by the coding sequence ATGGTAAATGCTCACGAGCAAGCCATTATCATTCCCTCACTTGATCCGGACCAACGTTTATTAGACTTGGTCACAAATATTCGCCAAGGCCACGATAGCCAGCTCTTTATTGTCATTGTCAATGATGGAAGCGATGCCACCTATGACATCTACTTTGACCAGCTCAAGGACTATCCCCGCCTTAAAGTTTTAAAGCATGAGCAAAATTACGGAAAAGGTCGGGCCCTTAAGACAGCCTTTCGTTACTTGTTGGATGAGCAGAGTCAAATCTCTTCCGCAGTGACGATTGATTCAGACGGTCAACACACCTTTGAGGATATGATGGCTTGCCTAGAAGAGGCCCAAAAGCACCCGGAAGCCTTTATTTTTGGTGCCCGTCACTTTGGTGAAGATGTGCCCTTAAGAAGCAAATTTGGTAATATTATGACCCGTAAACTGCTCCGCTTTTTAACAGGGATGAATCTAGAGGATACCCAAACTGGCCTTCGGGTCATCCCTAGCCAGTATTTTGAGCCGCTGCTCGATGTGGAGGGCGACCGCTTCGAATATGAAATGAATATGATTCTCTTCGCCAAGAAACACCAAATTACTATTATCGAGGTGGGCATTTCAACCATTTATTTAGATGACAATGCTTCCTCCCACTTCAAGGTGCTCAGGGATTCCTTTGCCATCTATTCTGTTTTCTTGAAGTATATTGCGGCTTCCCTGGTCTCCTTTGTGATTGACCTGGCTTGCTTCGCGCTCTGTTTGACTGTCATCGGACACCAGGATTTCACCGCTATTACAACAGCGACCGTTATTGCCCGGTGCATCTCCGCTCTAGCTAATTATTTGATGAACCGGTTAGTAGTTTTTCGAGCCAATTCAAGGCAGAGTCTGCTTAAGTACGGCCTCCTCGTCATCGTCCAAATGCTGTCGTCTAGTCTACTAGTAACAACCTTTAATGACTGGCTCCCCGCCCTACCAGCAACGTTAATTAAGGTCTTTGTGGACTCTTTCCTCTTTATCCTTAATTACCACATCCAAAAGCACTTTATTTTCCCTGCAAAGGAGGACGTGAATGGTCTTTAG
- the rihC gene encoding ribonucleoside hydrolase RihC: protein MVKHVIFDTDPGIDDAIALSILLNAEEVEVDLITTVGGNVAWEKTARNALKLLHFFDRQIPVAAGNKGPLLTAFSDASEVHGESGMDGYDFPEVSLDELVEGHAVLAMRDCLLAAEEPMTIVAVGPQTNMALLLTMFPEVREKIAELIIMGGSFTRGNKHVMDEFNIGTDPEAAQIVFNAPIKKTMVGLDIGYIATIGVAEAEELAQVNETGRMVYGMLKAYRSQERDGELAMYDPTAVAYLLQPDMFKTVDCNVEVELGSSLTYGQTVVDLDHKTDRPVNCTVPTWIDRDRFKAWFKDSIRACR from the coding sequence ATGGTGAAACATGTGATTTTTGATACAGATCCGGGCATTGATGATGCCATTGCCTTGTCTATTTTACTCAATGCTGAGGAGGTCGAGGTGGACCTGATCACAACGGTGGGTGGTAATGTTGCTTGGGAGAAGACAGCTCGCAATGCCCTGAAATTGCTTCATTTCTTTGACCGGCAGATTCCCGTTGCAGCTGGTAATAAGGGGCCTTTGTTGACGGCCTTTAGTGATGCTTCTGAAGTCCACGGGGAATCGGGGATGGACGGTTACGATTTCCCTGAGGTAAGCTTGGATGAGCTAGTAGAGGGGCATGCGGTCCTGGCCATGCGCGACTGCTTATTGGCAGCTGAAGAACCTATGACCATTGTGGCAGTGGGTCCCCAGACCAATATGGCCCTGCTTTTGACGATGTTCCCTGAAGTCCGTGAAAAGATTGCCGAATTGATTATCATGGGCGGGTCTTTCACCCGAGGGAACAAGCATGTTATGGATGAATTCAATATTGGGACCGACCCTGAGGCGGCTCAGATTGTCTTCAATGCGCCGATCAAAAAGACTATGGTTGGTTTAGACATTGGCTATATCGCAACTATTGGGGTGGCAGAAGCCGAAGAATTAGCCCAGGTCAATGAAACCGGTCGGATGGTCTATGGCATGCTAAAAGCCTACCGGTCGCAGGAACGGGATGGCGAGTTGGCCATGTACGACCCAACCGCAGTGGCTTACCTACTCCAACCGGATATGTTTAAGACCGTAGACTGTAATGTGGAAGTGGAACTAGGAAGTTCGCTAACCTACGGACAGACTGTGGTGGACTTGGACCATAAGACGGACCGCCCCGTGAACTGCACGGTCCCTACCTGGATTGACCGCGACCGCTTCAAAGCTTGGTTCAAGGACAGCATTCGCGCTTGTCGTTAG
- a CDS encoding aldehyde dehydrogenase family protein, whose amino-acid sequence MEIKDLNLEKDYSLLINGEWTKGAGSDRIDVISPANGEHLATITDAVNEDVDRAVEAAQEAFKTWGQTDVKERASILNQIADLIDENAERLALIETLDNGKPIRETSGADIPLAADHFRYFASVIRSEEDQVKFLTHDTMSMIIREPIGVVGQIIPWNFPFLMAAWKLAPALAAGCVVVIKPASDTSLSLLELAKLINPILPKGVLNVITGRGSKAGDYLKHHKGLDKLAFTGSTAVGRDIGIAAAENLIPATLELGGKSANIFFEDMDMEQALEGAQLGILFNQGEVCSAGSRILVQESIYDEFIERLIEEFKQVKIGLPWDKETQLGAQANPSQHKKVDECVQIGLDEGAELLTGGQAVTSGDLDKGYYYEPTLLLAKNDMRVAQEEIFGPVATVIKFKDVDEAIQIANESDYGLGGGVFTTNLNTAFKVARGVRTGRVWINTYNSFEAGAPFGGYKDSGIGRETHKMILNAYTQAKNIYVNLGQGRTGMF is encoded by the coding sequence ATGGAAATTAAAGATTTAAACTTAGAAAAAGATTACAGTTTACTCATTAATGGCGAATGGACGAAGGGGGCAGGCTCGGATCGGATCGATGTGATTAGCCCTGCTAACGGGGAACATCTTGCGACCATCACGGATGCAGTCAATGAAGACGTTGACCGTGCTGTAGAGGCTGCCCAAGAAGCCTTTAAGACTTGGGGGCAAACAGATGTTAAAGAACGGGCATCTATCTTGAATCAAATTGCGGATTTAATTGATGAAAATGCTGAGCGTTTAGCCCTGATTGAAACCCTGGATAATGGGAAACCAATCCGTGAAACCTCTGGCGCTGATATCCCGCTCGCAGCTGACCACTTCCGTTACTTTGCTTCAGTTATCCGGAGCGAAGAAGACCAAGTGAAATTCCTGACCCATGACACCATGTCAATGATTATCCGCGAACCAATTGGGGTTGTTGGTCAAATTATTCCTTGGAACTTCCCCTTCTTGATGGCTGCTTGGAAACTAGCCCCTGCCTTAGCCGCAGGTTGTGTGGTTGTCATCAAACCGGCTTCTGATACCTCGCTTAGCTTACTAGAATTGGCCAAGTTAATTAACCCGATCTTGCCTAAGGGTGTCTTAAATGTTATTACTGGGCGCGGCTCTAAGGCTGGCGACTATCTCAAACACCACAAGGGCTTGGATAAATTAGCCTTCACAGGGTCAACCGCTGTTGGTCGTGATATTGGGATTGCAGCCGCGGAAAATCTTATCCCAGCTACCCTTGAACTCGGCGGGAAGTCTGCGAATATCTTCTTTGAGGACATGGATATGGAACAAGCCTTGGAAGGGGCTCAATTGGGTATTCTCTTCAACCAGGGTGAAGTTTGCTCAGCAGGGTCACGGATCCTTGTCCAAGAAAGCATTTACGACGAATTTATTGAACGCTTGATTGAAGAGTTCAAACAAGTTAAGATTGGTCTGCCATGGGACAAGGAAACTCAACTCGGCGCCCAAGCTAATCCTTCCCAACACAAGAAAGTCGATGAGTGTGTTCAAATCGGTCTAGATGAAGGGGCAGAACTCTTAACCGGTGGCCAGGCTGTGACTTCTGGTGACTTAGACAAGGGTTACTACTACGAGCCAACCCTCTTATTGGCCAAGAATGACATGCGGGTTGCTCAAGAAGAAATCTTCGGGCCAGTTGCCACAGTGATTAAATTTAAGGATGTGGACGAAGCCATCCAAATTGCTAACGAATCAGACTATGGCTTAGGGGGCGGCGTTTTCACCACTAATTTGAATACGGCCTTTAAGGTAGCTCGCGGTGTCCGGACCGGTCGGGTTTGGATTAACACCTACAACTCCTTTGAAGCAGGGGCGCCATTTGGTGGCTACAAGGATTCCGGTATTGGCCGTGAAACCCATAAGATGATCCTCAATGCCTATACCCAAGCTAAGAATATCTATGTTAACCTGGGTCAAGGACGGACTGGCATGTTCTAG
- a CDS encoding ABC transporter substrate-binding protein/permease: MKERSHWLKWSLKVCLMLLILMAPVFAPKVSPVQASQTQTSTVGDDQLLKEIKERGVIRMGVNPHYPPFEFLTRENGQNKTVGVDISLGEKIAEDLGVKLEVVNMEFTSLMSSLEAGNIDMIISGMTYTEERDKSVDFSDPYENDRQAIMFRKEDEGKIKDKDSFTDQMTIGVQQATYQEDLAKEFMPQAKMLTMQRVPDLLGALTTKQIDGILVDELVAYSHANAQADISYVDAGLPSGDKDGKAVVIPERQPSLQKAINQSVAEVKDQNLVEKWTDELAPLLIEGESINWLSYWPFYWDGIKLTLLISAVAIVCGLILGAILALMRISNFAVLNSLATAYVEFLRGTPLMIQVLFIFLGIGGLLGIGPLAAGLIAVSLNSGAYICEIIRGGLQSVPKGQMEAARSLGLSYGTTMKKVIFPQSLRAIWPSLGNEFITLIKESSIVSTIGVAELTFQTRAVTSQTYQGIIPLFISMVIYFILTFALSKLLNYYEKKMQAKY, encoded by the coding sequence ATGAAGGAAAGAAGTCATTGGCTCAAATGGAGCCTTAAAGTCTGTCTGATGCTCTTAATTTTAATGGCTCCAGTCTTTGCCCCAAAAGTGAGTCCGGTTCAAGCCAGCCAAACGCAAACCAGCACTGTTGGAGATGACCAACTGCTCAAAGAAATCAAGGAACGTGGCGTGATTCGAATGGGCGTCAACCCCCACTACCCGCCTTTTGAGTTCTTAACCCGGGAAAATGGCCAAAACAAAACGGTTGGGGTCGATATCTCCCTAGGCGAGAAGATTGCCGAGGACCTTGGCGTTAAACTCGAAGTGGTCAACATGGAATTTACCAGCCTCATGTCCTCGCTCGAGGCCGGCAATATTGATATGATCATTTCAGGGATGACCTATACGGAAGAACGGGACAAGTCGGTAGATTTCTCTGACCCTTATGAGAATGACCGGCAAGCCATCATGTTCCGGAAAGAAGACGAGGGAAAGATTAAGGATAAGGATAGCTTCACCGATCAGATGACGATTGGTGTCCAACAAGCGACCTACCAAGAGGACCTAGCCAAAGAATTCATGCCCCAAGCCAAGATGCTGACCATGCAACGGGTACCTGACCTGCTCGGTGCCCTGACCACTAAGCAGATTGACGGCATCCTAGTCGATGAATTAGTTGCCTACAGCCATGCCAATGCCCAAGCCGATATCTCTTACGTGGACGCCGGCTTACCAAGTGGAGATAAGGATGGCAAGGCGGTCGTCATTCCTGAAAGACAACCCAGTCTACAAAAAGCCATCAACCAAAGCGTCGCTGAAGTCAAAGACCAAAACTTAGTAGAAAAATGGACAGATGAACTGGCTCCTCTCCTTATTGAAGGGGAATCCATTAACTGGTTATCTTACTGGCCCTTCTACTGGGATGGTATCAAGCTCACCCTCTTAATCTCAGCTGTTGCGATTGTCTGTGGTCTGATTTTGGGTGCCATACTTGCCCTAATGCGGATTTCCAACTTTGCGGTCTTGAATTCGCTAGCAACCGCCTATGTCGAATTTCTCCGGGGGACTCCGCTCATGATTCAAGTCCTCTTTATCTTCTTAGGGATCGGTGGCCTCTTAGGTATTGGGCCCCTAGCAGCCGGTCTGATTGCTGTCTCTCTCAACTCTGGTGCCTATATTTGCGAAATCATCCGGGGTGGACTCCAATCGGTTCCCAAGGGGCAAATGGAAGCCGCTCGTTCCCTCGGCCTAAGCTATGGTACCACCATGAAAAAAGTCATCTTCCCCCAATCCTTGCGAGCAATCTGGCCATCACTGGGCAATGAATTCATCACCCTGATCAAGGAATCTTCCATTGTCTCAACCATTGGGGTAGCTGAACTGACCTTCCAAACCCGGGCCGTCACCAGTCAAACTTACCAAGGCATCATCCCCCTCTTTATCTCCATGGTGATCTACTTTATCCTCACCTTTGCCCTCAGTAAGCTGCTCAACTATTATGAAAAGAAAATGCAGGCTAAGTATTAA
- the secA gene encoding preprotein translocase subunit SecA has translation MASFLKSIFENDRKELRRFNKQAKKVEALGDKFAEYSDDQLRAKTESFKERLQNGETEEDVLVEAFATVREGARRVLGLYPFHVQIMGGLALHYGNIAEMKTGEGKTLTETMPVYLNALSGKGVHVVTVNDYLARRDSVEMGELYEFLGLTVGLNTNDMSSDQKREAYNCDITYSTNNELGFDYLRDNMVVYKSQMVQRPLHYAVVDEVDSILIDEARTPLIISGQAEQSTALYQRADYFVKSLQEDEDYVIDVSSKTISLTEEGIEKAEDVFHLDNLYDVENGRLIHHIDTALRANYIMLLDIDYVVQEGEVKIVDGFTGRIMDGRRYSDGLHQAIEAKENVEIQNESKTMATITFQNYFRMYDKLAGMTGTAKTEEEEFREIYNMNVIQIPTNRPVQRIDAPDIIYPNLESKFEAVADEIQERYQDGQPVLVGTVAVETSELLSNLLSKRGVPHNILNAKNHAKEAEIVAQAGQKGAVTIATNMAGRGTDIKLGPGVKEAGGLAVIGTERHESRRIDDQLRGRSGRQGDPGYSRFYLSLEDDLMRRFGSDRVKAVWESLNIDGDGEDDVAIESRMISKQVESAQKRVEGNNYDTRKNVLEYDEVMREQREIIYDQRQQIIEEEDSLDDIMWQMIDRTIDRVVDQYTAGDESDWNYEALTDFVQTVLLTENDMSQRDLEDLDPDEMKEELKDRAQDRFQSKLNDISNPDLILEFEKVVILRAVDSRWTDHIDAMDQLRQGVGLRAYAQNNPLVEYQTEGFERFNEMVAGIEYDASLLFMNSQIRQNLQRQQV, from the coding sequence ATGGCTAGCTTTTTGAAATCAATATTTGAAAATGACCGGAAAGAATTGCGTCGCTTCAACAAACAAGCGAAGAAAGTTGAGGCCTTAGGGGATAAGTTCGCTGAGTATTCAGATGACCAGCTCCGGGCAAAGACGGAATCCTTTAAGGAACGTTTGCAGAACGGTGAGACCGAGGAAGATGTGCTGGTTGAAGCCTTCGCAACCGTCCGCGAAGGGGCGCGTCGGGTGCTCGGACTCTACCCTTTCCATGTCCAAATTATGGGCGGGCTTGCCCTACACTATGGGAACATTGCCGAAATGAAGACTGGGGAAGGTAAGACCTTGACGGAAACCATGCCTGTCTATCTGAATGCCTTATCAGGCAAGGGCGTCCATGTGGTAACGGTTAATGATTATTTGGCGCGCCGGGACTCAGTTGAGATGGGTGAGCTTTACGAATTCTTAGGGCTAACAGTTGGTTTGAATACCAATGACATGTCTTCCGACCAAAAACGTGAAGCCTATAACTGTGACATTACCTATTCGACCAATAATGAATTGGGCTTTGACTACCTCCGCGATAACATGGTGGTCTACAAGAGTCAAATGGTCCAACGTCCGCTCCACTACGCGGTTGTCGATGAGGTAGACTCCATCTTGATCGATGAGGCGCGGACACCTTTGATTATTTCTGGCCAAGCTGAACAGTCTACGGCGCTCTACCAACGGGCGGACTACTTTGTGAAGAGCCTGCAAGAAGATGAAGACTATGTGATCGATGTCAGTTCCAAGACGATCAGCCTGACTGAAGAGGGGATTGAGAAGGCAGAAGATGTCTTCCACTTGGATAATCTCTATGATGTGGAGAATGGGCGTTTGATCCACCATATCGATACGGCCTTACGTGCTAACTATATTATGCTTCTGGATATTGACTATGTGGTCCAAGAGGGTGAAGTTAAGATCGTTGACGGCTTTACCGGTCGGATTATGGATGGCCGTCGTTATTCGGATGGTCTCCACCAAGCCATTGAAGCTAAAGAAAATGTCGAAATTCAAAACGAATCGAAGACTATGGCAACGATCACCTTCCAGAATTATTTCCGGATGTACGATAAATTAGCGGGGATGACCGGTACTGCTAAGACGGAGGAAGAAGAATTCCGTGAAATCTACAATATGAACGTGATTCAGATTCCAACCAACCGCCCTGTGCAACGGATCGATGCCCCAGATATTATTTACCCTAACTTGGAATCTAAGTTTGAAGCGGTTGCCGATGAAATCCAAGAACGCTACCAAGATGGCCAACCTGTCCTGGTCGGGACGGTAGCGGTCGAAACCTCGGAATTACTCTCCAATCTTCTCAGCAAACGTGGGGTGCCACACAATATCTTGAATGCGAAGAACCACGCTAAAGAAGCTGAAATCGTCGCCCAAGCCGGCCAAAAAGGGGCCGTAACGATCGCAACCAATATGGCCGGCCGGGGGACTGACATTAAGTTGGGGCCCGGGGTTAAGGAAGCTGGCGGCTTAGCGGTTATCGGGACCGAACGCCATGAATCGCGGCGGATCGATGACCAGTTGCGTGGACGGTCAGGCCGTCAAGGGGACCCTGGTTATTCACGATTCTACCTGTCCCTAGAGGATGACCTCATGCGCCGCTTCGGTTCAGACCGGGTTAAAGCGGTTTGGGAAAGTTTAAATATTGATGGCGACGGCGAAGATGATGTTGCCATTGAAAGCCGGATGATCTCCAAACAAGTGGAATCTGCCCAAAAACGTGTGGAAGGGAACAACTACGATACCCGGAAGAACGTACTGGAATACGATGAAGTGATGCGTGAACAACGGGAGATTATCTATGACCAGCGTCAACAAATTATCGAGGAAGAAGATTCCCTCGATGACATTATGTGGCAAATGATTGACCGAACCATTGACCGTGTCGTTGACCAATATACAGCTGGCGATGAATCGGATTGGAATTACGAAGCCCTAACCGACTTCGTTCAAACCGTTCTCTTGACAGAAAATGACATGTCCCAACGTGACTTGGAAGACTTGGACCCTGATGAGATGAAAGAAGAACTCAAAGACCGGGCCCAGGACCGCTTCCAAAGTAAGTTAAACGACATCTCAAACCCAGACCTGATCTTGGAATTTGAGAAAGTGGTTATTCTACGCGCTGTTGACAGCCGCTGGACCGACCATATCGATGCCATGGACCAATTGCGCCAAGGGGTAGGTTTACGTGCATATGCTCAAAACAACCCACTCGTCGAATACCAAACAGAAGGCTTTGAACGCTTCAACGAAATGGTAGCAGGCATCGAATACGACGCCAGCCTCCTCTTCATGAACTCACAAATCCGCCAAAACCTCCAACGCCAACAAGTATAA
- a CDS encoding type II toxin-antitoxin system HicB family antitoxin translates to MYLYYAIFTPSAGQFAIEFPDLEGAFSCGEDMDEALYMAKDLLEGWLITAEEEGDPIPAPSLPDDLLVPEDALLLPIEVDLDQAKEKHFLSGE, encoded by the coding sequence ATGTATTTGTACTATGCTATTTTTACTCCATCAGCTGGCCAGTTTGCTATTGAATTTCCTGACTTGGAGGGTGCCTTTTCGTGCGGCGAGGATATGGACGAGGCCTTATATATGGCTAAAGATCTCCTCGAAGGCTGGTTAATTACCGCTGAAGAAGAAGGAGACCCTATCCCCGCACCCTCCTTGCCTGATGATTTATTAGTTCCTGAAGATGCCCTACTTCTTCCGATTGAAGTCGACCTCGACCAGGCCAAAGAGAAGCATTTTCTATCAGGCGAGTGA